A portion of the Candidatus Nitrosotenuis aquarius genome contains these proteins:
- a CDS encoding tRNA (N(6)-L-threonylcarbamoyladenosine(37)-C(2))-methylthiotransferase gives MAKIWVESYGCSASFADAEMISGLIVNGGHTLAENSRDADLNLIVTCSVKDATANKMVNRIKRLKSKPLVVAGCLAKTESKSVQRFSPNASLMGPNSIGKTLQIIDTTLSGKKKIELEDSDVTKTGLPKVRLNPVVGIVEIASGCMSECTFCQTKLARGDLQSYRLGDIVRQVTYEIQDGCKEVWLTSTDNGCYGLDIGTSLPELVNKVSEIPHDFMIRVGMMNPMYMPKIKQDLVKSFESDKVFKFLHVPVQSGSNKILHEMKRGHTAETFRDVVKKFREKFPRFTISTDVIVGFPGETEEDFSDTVSLIKETRPDVVNLSRYSQRPGTVAAELVQIPVAQVKNRSKKLFDVINKIALQNNQEWIGWTGIVLFDEQTDDMVRGRNFAYKPVFVEEPVKVGDSVQVTITRATNHGLYGVIAS, from the coding sequence ATGGCAAAAATCTGGGTCGAGTCCTATGGTTGCTCTGCTAGCTTTGCAGACGCTGAGATGATCTCAGGGCTAATTGTCAATGGCGGCCACACTTTGGCAGAGAATTCTCGCGATGCGGACTTGAACTTGATAGTGACATGCTCTGTCAAGGATGCCACTGCAAACAAGATGGTAAACAGAATAAAGCGATTAAAGAGCAAGCCCCTAGTTGTTGCGGGGTGTCTGGCAAAGACAGAGTCAAAATCGGTGCAAAGGTTTTCCCCAAACGCCAGCCTGATGGGACCTAATTCCATTGGAAAAACTCTGCAGATAATAGACACCACGCTATCAGGTAAAAAGAAAATTGAGCTTGAAGATTCTGATGTTACCAAGACAGGCCTACCCAAAGTCAGGCTCAATCCGGTTGTTGGAATAGTGGAAATAGCATCCGGGTGCATGAGTGAATGCACGTTTTGCCAGACCAAGCTTGCGCGGGGTGATCTTCAATCGTATCGCCTCGGTGACATAGTACGCCAGGTAACGTATGAAATCCAAGACGGATGCAAAGAAGTCTGGCTCACATCGACTGACAATGGTTGCTATGGACTGGACATTGGCACCAGTCTGCCAGAACTTGTAAACAAAGTATCAGAGATTCCGCATGACTTTATGATCAGAGTCGGCATGATGAACCCAATGTACATGCCAAAAATAAAACAAGACTTGGTAAAATCATTTGAAAGCGACAAAGTCTTCAAGTTCTTGCACGTGCCTGTGCAGTCTGGAAGCAACAAAATACTGCACGAGATGAAGCGTGGCCACACTGCGGAAACATTCCGAGATGTAGTTAAAAAATTCCGGGAAAAGTTCCCAAGATTTACAATATCTACTGATGTCATAGTCGGATTTCCTGGAGAAACAGAGGAGGACTTTTCTGATACTGTATCGCTAATCAAGGAGACAAGACCAGATGTCGTGAATCTGTCCAGGTATAGCCAGAGGCCTGGAACTGTAGCGGCAGAACTAGTCCAGATTCCAGTGGCACAAGTCAAGAATCGCTCCAAGAAATTATTTGATGTAATAAACAAGATTGCTCTGCAAAACAACCAGGAATGGATTGGCTGGACTGGCATTGTACTATTTGATGAGCAGACAGACGACATGGTACGGGGCAGGAACTTTGCCTACAAGCCGGTCTTTGTGGAGGAGCCAGTCAAAGTAGGTGATTCCGTCCAAGTCACCATAACCCGTGCAACCAATCATGGACTGTACGGTGTGATCGCTAGCTAA
- a CDS encoding aspartate ammonia-lyase: MEYRIDRDSLGEVKIPSDAYYGAFTGRAIQQYHVTGRKSHKHLISAFVMIKRSAAVANIQCKAIDKKLGNAIISACDKILAGKFQEWFVIEEINSGAGTAFNMNSNEVICNVALEILGKKKGQTEFLHPNDHVNMSQSSNDTFPTAMHVAILLNLKETLPAVDVLIKSLNKKAREFSGYKKIGRTHLMDALPVTLGSEFAAYATSITKAKGAITLAIKELEMVGLGGTAVGNGANTPKGYRKIAIAELAKISGLKLRPEPDMQHSLQSKFAVANVSAAIRNLALELNKIANDIRLMASGPIAGLSELGIPAVHAGSSIMPGKVNPSLAECLNMVCFSIIGNDTAVANAAQGGQFELNVMLPGMLKAVLDSTDMLKNFLPIFSKNLIDGLTANEERLRQNIEKSPVIVTLLAPKIGYQKSADLFKESLKTGKTIRELVVEQKLLSEKEINALFK; this comes from the coding sequence TTGGAATATAGAATTGATAGGGATTCCTTGGGTGAGGTCAAGATCCCATCTGATGCGTACTATGGTGCATTTACCGGCCGCGCCATACAACAATACCACGTCACAGGCAGAAAATCCCACAAGCATCTAATTTCGGCATTTGTAATGATAAAGCGCTCTGCCGCAGTTGCCAACATACAATGTAAAGCAATTGACAAAAAACTAGGCAACGCCATAATATCTGCATGCGATAAAATTCTGGCAGGAAAATTCCAGGAATGGTTCGTAATTGAGGAAATAAACTCCGGCGCAGGAACTGCGTTTAACATGAATTCCAACGAGGTGATTTGCAATGTCGCACTAGAAATTCTTGGCAAGAAAAAGGGACAAACCGAGTTTTTGCATCCAAATGATCATGTGAACATGTCGCAGTCCAGCAATGACACATTTCCAACTGCAATGCATGTTGCAATTCTGCTGAATCTAAAAGAGACATTACCAGCAGTTGATGTTTTGATTAAATCGCTAAACAAAAAGGCAAGAGAATTTTCCGGCTACAAAAAAATCGGCCGCACCCACCTGATGGATGCGCTGCCAGTAACATTGGGTAGCGAGTTTGCGGCATATGCTACATCGATTACAAAGGCAAAGGGCGCAATCACACTAGCAATAAAAGAACTGGAGATGGTAGGCCTTGGCGGAACAGCGGTGGGCAATGGTGCCAACACCCCAAAGGGATACCGCAAAATTGCAATTGCAGAGCTGGCAAAGATTTCTGGACTAAAACTACGACCAGAGCCAGACATGCAGCACTCATTGCAATCAAAGTTTGCGGTGGCAAACGTATCTGCAGCAATCAGAAATCTCGCACTGGAGCTGAACAAAATTGCAAACGACATTCGATTAATGGCGTCAGGCCCAATTGCGGGACTGTCCGAGCTTGGAATACCGGCGGTTCATGCAGGCTCGTCTATAATGCCTGGAAAAGTAAACCCGTCGCTTGCTGAATGCCTCAACATGGTTTGTTTTAGCATAATAGGAAATGACACTGCAGTTGCAAACGCTGCACAAGGTGGACAGTTTGAGCTGAATGTGATGTTGCCAGGAATGCTAAAGGCGGTCCTTGATTCAACAGACATGCTCAAGAATTTTCTGCCAATATTTTCAAAGAATCTAATAGACGGCCTGACTGCAAACGAGGAGCGACTCAGGCAAAACATAGAAAAAAGTCCGGTGATTGTTACGCTTCTTGCGCCAAAGATTGGCTACCAAAAGTCGGCTGATCTGTTCAAGGAATCGCTAAAGACTGGAAAAACCATTCGGGAATTGGTAGTGGAACAGAAACTATTATCCGAAAAAGAGATCAACGCACTATTCAAGTAA